The genomic interval GGTCGCGGCAGGCGCTGGGCTTCAAGGGCCTGTTGCTCGGCTGGACGCCGTTCGTGCAGAAGGCGATTCAGGCGCAGGCCAACAAGGGTTTGCAGGCGTTTCGCGCGAAGCGCCGCGCGTGAGTGTCATGCGTTTCGCGGCGGCGCATGCCGCGCGAGGAACCGGTCGAGCTGGCTCGCGAAGGTCTTGCTGTCGCGCGCGCTGAACGGCGCGGGGCCGCCCGTGTCGATACCCGAGTTGCGCAATTGCTCCATGACGTCGCGCATCGTCAAACGCTCCTGGATATTCTCGCGCGTGAACCAGTTGCCGCGCGTGTCGAGCACGTGCGCGCCGCGCTCCAGCGCGGCGGCGGCGAGCGGGATATCGGCGGTGATGACGAGATCGCCCGCGGCCGCGAGTTCGACCACGCGCGCGTCGGCGGCGTCGAAACCCGCCGGCACCTGGATCGACTTGATGAACGGCGAGGGCGGCGTGCGCAGCGCCTGATTGGCGACGAGCGTCACGACGATTTCCGTGCGGCGCGCCGCGCGGAACAGGATGTCCTTGATGACGACCGGGCAGGCGTCGGCGTCGACCAGAATTTGCATGAGCGAAGGCGGAATGGGCGAAACGAGTCCGCCATCATAGCAGCGCGCTACAGCAGGCCCAGCGCGGCCGCCTTGAGTGTTGCCGCCGCGCGCGTCGAGCACTCGAGCTTGCGAAACACGCTTTCGACGTGCGTGCGCACGGTGCTCGGACTCAGCGTCAATGCGCGCGCGGCCTCTTTGTTGCTCGCACCGCGCGAAATGGCGCGCAATACGTCGATCTCGCGTGCCGAGAGCGGCGCGGATGCTTGTGAGGATCCTTGTGCCGATGCGCGCGCACCCGGCGTGCCGCCACCGGCGGGACGCGGCGCGGTCACGCCGCTGTCGGCGAGCAGGGCGTCGACCACCTCGCCGCTCAAGCGTCCGGCGGCCACGTCGTCATGCAACTGCCGCGCGGCCTCTTCGGCGCAAAGCGCCGCGCGCCACGGGCGTGCCGAGCGCAACGCGACCCATGCCACCGTGGCGGCCAGCACGCGGGCTTCGAGCGTTAGCGCAGCCTCGCGTGCGCCGCGAAAATAGCCCGAGCCGTCGAGCCGTTCGTACGCCTGCGACGCGAGTTCCGCCGCCTCGTTCAGCGCGCCCGCCTGCTTGCCCGCCCGCGCGGTCCAGTACGGCACGAGCCGTACTTTCTCCCATGCGCTCTCGGGCAAGCGCGTGGTCGCGTTCCAGATGCCATTGGGTACCGCCGCGCGCCCGATGCCGTGGATCAGCCCCGCGCGATAGACGCGCAGCGGCGCGGCCGGGTCTGCGGTGAGCCGCGCGCAACATTGCGCGGCCGTGGCCGCGACGGCGCGCGAAAAGCCCGTCATCCACGGCAGTTTCAGGTCGATGACGTCGGCGATCAGTTCGGCCGAGGTCGTCTGCTGCATGGCCGGCGTGGCGAGCGCGGCGTCGAGTTCGCCGGGCGTGGCGCGATCCAGTTCCGCGATCCATTCGTGCGCATGCTGTGCCGCGATCGCGACGAGGCGCGCGGGATAGCGCGTCTCCGAACGTTGCGCGACGAGCGCTAGCGCCGCCGCCACGCCATGCGCGCGGCCCAACGCTTCCAGATCGCCGGCCAGCCCCACCACGAACACCGCGAACGGCACCGCTTCGCCCGCGAGTTGCGCGGGCACGCCGTGGCCGTCCCACGATTCGAAAATGTGGCGCAACGCGCGCTCGGTCTCGCGCGCGAGGCCCAGCATGCGTGCGACTTCGCCGGACACTTCGCAGTGGATTTGCGCGAGCGGCGCGAGCAGGGCGCCGACATCGCCACGGCCTTCCAGCGGCTTCGCCCAGCCCGAGCGGTTTTCCAGCATGGCGCCGCGCACCTGGACGTCGTCGCCGAACAGCTCGGCGAAGCCGCCCGCATTGGCGGTGCAGCCCGACCAGCGCAGCAGCGAGGTTTCGCGCACGGTGTCGCAGGCGGCGGCGTCGAGTTGCGCCGCGTGCGCGAGTCGCGCCGCGAGCCAGGCCGTGCGCGGCGAGTGGTCGGTGGGCTGGCCCATGCTCAAGTCGCCGATAAAGGCGAGTGCCTTCACGGCGTCGAACACGCGCAGCGGCGAGAGACGGGCTTCGTCTGCGGTCATGGTGTATCGGCGGAATGACGCGGAAAAGAGCGACCACTATAAGGCACGGCGCGTGACGCCGCATGCGCCGGGTCGGTCATTCGACCGATGCCGCCGCGCGCCGCGCAATGCGATGCTGTTTCCCACTGCAGGCCGTGCCGCAACAGCATGCGGGGACGCACCCGCGCACCCGCGCACACGGCCGCGACGAACCGGACAGGAGTTGCCATGAACGATCGACATGTGAATACCGCCCGCGCCACGGAAACGCGCTGGCTCATGCAGTATTACTTTGTGCGGACGGCGTTTTCCGCGCTTTGGGTGGCGCTCGCGTTCAGCCTCGGGCGGCACTCGCCGGGCGCCGCGGCCGCGCTGCTCGTCGTGTATCCCGCGTGGGACGCGCTCGCCAATTACGTTGATATGGCGCGCAGCGGCGGCGCGGCCGCCAACCGCACGCAGGCGCTCAACTTCGTGATTAGCGTGTTGACGGCGCTCGCGGCCCTCGTCGCACTGCGAGCGGGCGCGCATTGGGTACTGGACGTGTTCGGCGCATGGGCGATTCTCGCCGGGCTGATGCAACTCGGCACGGCCGTGCGCCGCTGGAAAGACTTCGGCGCGCAATGGGCGATGATTTTGAGCGGCGCGCAGTCGGCCTTGGCGGGGACGTTCTTTATCGTGCAGTCCAATGCGCCCACACCCGCCATCGAGAAAATCGGCGGGTATGCGGCGGTGGGCGCGGTCTATTTTCTGATCTCCGCGCTGTGGCTCGTGGTGAGTCAATGGCGACGCAAGGCGGCCCAGGTTTCGTAAAACTCACTCACGGTTTTCCGGTCGTATTTTCCGCCTATGCACCATAAGCGATCGCCGGAAGCATCAATATTGCCGGTTCGGCGCGATGCGCAACGTTCTTGCGCGTCGTCGCATCGACTTTTACCGGCATCGGCAAGCATGCCTAAGTATCGCGTGAGATTTATTCTGACCGTTCCCGACCGCCGTTTTTATGCGAAAAGAATAGAGTGATTTTCGGGGTAGGAGAGAAGCGGAAAACTCGCGTAATCTGATCCTTTGTGCCGTAGCCAATTCACTCGGGACGAAGGAATCACTCGATGCTGGTGAGCACCTATAACCAGATGCTGGTGGCCTGCTCGATGCTTGTCGCGATTCTGGCGTCCTACACGGCGCTCGACATGGCGGGAAGAATCGCTTCGGCGAAAGGCCGGGCCGCGCGCTGGTGGCATGCGGGCGGCGCCTGCGCAATGGGGCTCGGTATCTGGTCGATGCACTTCGTCGGCATGCTCGCCTTCAGTCTGCCCATCCCGCTCGGCTACGATCCCGGCATCACGCTGCTCTCGCTGTTGATCGCCATCGGGGCTTCGGCCTACGCGCTTTCGGTGGTCGGGCAAGTCACGCTGCCGGGGCATCGGTTGCTGGCGGGCGCGTTGCTGATGGGATTCGCGATCGCGGCCATGCACTACACGGGCATGGCCGCGATGCGCATGAACCCGGTCATTCAGTACGATCCGGCGTTGTTCGCGCTCTCGCTCGCGATTGCCGTGGCCGCTTCGGGCGCCGCGTTGTGGATCGCGTTTCGCCTGCGCAAGCCGTCGCGGCGCGTGCGCCGCCTGCGCGTGGGCGCGGCCGTCATCATGGGCTGCGCGATCTTCGGCATGCACTACACCGGCATGGCCGCCGCGCATTTCGAGGCGGGCAGCGTCTGCATGGCGGCGGGCGAAGGCGTCGATCCGCAATGGCTCGCGGTGGTCGTCATCATCGTGACGCTGGCGGCCTTGTCGATCGCGCTGATCGTTTCCGTGCTCGACCACCGGCTCGACGCGCGCACCGCGATGCTGGCCACTTCGCTCGCGCAGGCCAACGAAGAACTGAACTATCTCTCGCTGCACGACGCGCTCACCAAACTGCCCAATCGCACGCTGCTCGACGACCGCCTCAAGCAGGCCATGCATCGCTCGGCGCTGGGCAATTCGCGTTACGCGTTGATGTTCATGGGGCTCGACAACTTCACGGCCGTCAACGACGTGTATGGCCATCATGTCGGCGACCTGCTGTTGATCGACGCCGCGCGGCGCATCGTGGAGACCGTGCCCGGCAGCGACACCGTGGCGCGCGTGGGCGGCGACGGTTTCGCCCTGCTGATCAAGATCGGCGAACCGCAGGACGCCGCCGCCATCGCCGAAAAACTCACTAAAGTGATTGGCGCGCCCTTTCCGGTCACGGGCCATCAATTGAGTGTGTCGATGAGCGTGGGCATCGCCATCTATCCCGGCAACGGCGTTCATCCGCAGGACGTGCTGGCGAATGCCAACGCGGCCATGCATCACGCCAAACTCACGAGCCGCAACAGTTACTGTTTTTTCGAAACGTCGATGAACGTCAACGTGCATGCGCAGATGCAGATCATTCAGGACCTGCGCCGCGCGCTGACGCAGCACGAACTCGCGCTCCACTATCAGCCTAAATTTCAGGTGCCGTGCGGTTCGATCGTGGGGGCCGAGGCGCTGTTGCGCTGGGTGCATCCCACGCTCGGCATGATTCCGCCCGCCGAGTTCATTCCGGTGGCGGAAAAGTCCGGCCTGATCGTGCCGATCGGCGTGTGGGTGCTCGACGAGGCGTGCCGGCAGATGCGGGCGTGGCACGACGCCGGGCATATCGACTGGACCATCGCCGTGAATCTCTCGCCCGTGCAATTCGCGCATGCCGATCTGATCGACACGGTGCGCAAAACGCTGGCGCGGCATCAACTCAATCCCGGCAGCCTCACGCTCGAAGTGACCGAATCCACGGCCATGGCGAATGTCGAGGCGAGTTTGTCGATACTGCGCGCGCTACGCCAGGCGGGCGTGAGAATTTCGATCGACGACTTCGGCACGGGTTATTCGAGCTTGCTGTATCTGAAGCGCTTGCCCGCCGCCGAACTCAAGATCGATCGCGGCTTCGTGCGCGACTTGTCGCGCGGCTCGGAAGACGCCGCGATCGTCGCGGCCATTGTTGCGCTCGGCCATACGCTCAAGCTCAAGATCGTCGCGGAAGGCGTGGAAACCACCGAGCAGCGCGCGCTGCTCACCGAACTGGGCTGCGACACGCTGCAAGGCTATCTGCTCGGCAAGCCCATGACCGCCGACCGGTTTCTCCAGGCGACGGCCGCGTGAGGCGCACGCGTCAGAAGGTCTTGCGTATGCCGAGCCGCAGCGCGAGTTGATTCACCGAGGTCGAAGGCGCCAGCACGGGCGCGAGATCGGCCACCGCGCCGCCGCCCGCACGCATGTAGGTCGCCGTTGCGTAGACGTCGGTGCTCTTCGAGAGGAAATAGTCGGCGCTCGCATCCACCTCGTGATAGTGCGGTTTCTGGCCGGTGGCCGAGACCGAGCCCAGCGTGTAGCTGTACGCGGTGCCCAGTTGCAGCGTGGGCATGAGCTGATAACTCGCGACGATTTCGCCGATATTGAACGTGACGTGACCGCCGATCTTCGCGCCGAGCGTGGCGTCGAGATCGCCGAACTGCGTGTGCGTCCAAGTGGCGCTGAGCTTGAACGAACCGAGCGTATACATGCCGCCGAGGCCCAGTACCTTGTAGCTGCCCGCCGCGAGACCGTAGTTGCCGTCCACGGTATTGCTCGCGAGCCAGACGCCGTCGGTGACGGACGTGGCCGGATGGTCGATCGCGGTGTAGGCGGCGGCGAACTCGAACGCGCCGCCCACGTACTGCAACGCGAACGACTTCGCGCTGTTGCGCGCGAAATTGCCGGCCGTGCCGCCGAAGCTGTACGCGGCTACGCCGGTCAGGCCGGCCATGACCGGCGACACGTATTTGACCGCGTTTTGCAGGCGAAAGTCGATGCCGTTGTTGTCCAGATCGCCGGGGTGCGGGAACAGAATGCCGCCCGGCAAGCGCGCGTTCGCGGAATACGGGCCGATGTAATCGCCGATCTCTTCGTCCTGGCGGCCGAGTGTCAGCGTACCGTAGCGCGCGTTCGACAAGCCCACGTAAGCGGGACGGCCGAACATGCGGCCGCCCTGACTCAGCGCGCCCGTGTTCACGTTGAAGCCGCTTTCCAGCCGGAAAATCGCGCTGCTGCCACCGCCCAGATCTTCGGTGCCCTTGATGCCCCAGCGATTGCCCTGCGAAATGCTGCTTTGCATCTGCAACGCGCTGTGGCCGCCCTGATTGCTCGACCACGTCAAGCCGTCGTCGATGATGCCGTACAGACTAACGCTGCTTTGCGCGTAGGCACCCGTGCTGATCGTCAGCATGCCTAATGAAAGTGCTGCGAACCTTTTCATGTTGTTCACCTCTTGCGGTTGCTGGCTTTTTTGGGGTTGATGCGGCGGGATTGCGGGAGAAACGGCGCGCACCGCCTTCGAAAGGCGAGGCGCGCGAAGCGCGTCAAGATATCGAGGGCAACACCTTGCCGGGATTGAGGATGCCGTGCGGGTCGAGTGCCGCCTTGATCGCGCGCATGGCCGCGAGTTCGGCGGGTGCGCGGGTGTGGCCGAGCACATCGCGCTTCTTGCTGCCGATGCCGTGTTCGGCCGATACCGAGCCACCGTATTCGCGCACGATGCCGTACACAAGTGCTTCCACGGCGTTGACCGTGGAGTCGTCCGCGCCCGCGACTTGCACGATCAGATGCAGATTGCCGTCGCCGAGATGGCCGTACGTGAGCACCGTGCTGCCGGGCCACGTGGCGCGCAACGCCTCGTCGCATTGCTGCGCGGCGCGGCCGATGTCGGCAATGGCGAAGCTCACGTCGAACGCGATCAGATCGGGCATCAGAATCGGGAATTCCGCAGTGGCGTCGCGAATACGCCAGAACGCACCCGCGTCGCTTTGCGATTGCGCGATCGACGCATTGGCGATCACGCCTGCCTCGAGCATCGCGGCGAGAAAGTCCTCGAATGCCTGCTGATGGCTCGCTTCGTCGCCGCCTGCCGATTCCATCAGCACGTAGAACGGATGCGGCGTGTCGAGCGGCGCGCGCAGGCCGTGCACGTTGCCGAGCATGTAGTCGACGAAACTCGGCCACATCACCTCGAACGCGGAGACGCCTGTCGACAAGTGCCGCTGCGCTTCGCCGAGCAGGCGCGTGACGGCCGCGTAGTCGGGCAGTCCGCACCATGCCGTGGCGAGCGCGCCGGCGCGCGGCCGCAAACGCAGCACGGCGCGCGTGATGATGCCGAGCGTGCCTTCGCTGCCGATCATGAGATTGCGCAGGTCGTAACCCGTGTTGTTCTTGACCATCTTGTGCAGACCGCCGATCACGCTGCCGTCGGCGAGCACCGCTTCGAGACCGAGTACCTGGTCGCGCGCCATGCCGTAGCGAATCACGCGATTGCCGCCCGCATTGGTCGCGAGATTGCCGCCGATCGTGCAGCTGCCGCGCGCCCCCAGATCGAGCGGAAACATCAAACCGGCTTCGCTCGCGGCCTGCTGCACGGCCTCGAGCGTGACGCCGGTCTGCACGGTGATCGTGCTCGAAATAGCGTCCACTTCCTCGATGGCCATCATGCGTTCGAGCGACAGCGCGATCTCGTTCGCCGCGGTACACGCGCCGCCCGCGAGCCCGGTGAGGCCGCCTTGCACGACCACGGGTTGACGAAAGCGGTTGCAGATCGCGAGCGCTTGCGCAACCTGTTCGGTCGAGCGCGGCCGCAGCAGCGCGAGCGGCGTTGCGCCGGGCATGCCGCTCCAGTCGGCGTTGCGGCGCTCGAGCAGACGTTCGCGCGGGCTGACCACGTCGTCGCCGAGCGCTTCGGTCAGGGCCGTCAGGATTGCGCTATTCGATAGTGTATTGGACATAGTCTGGATTCCTTATCGATGGGTCGGCTCGCCATTCGGCGCCGGCTCGGTCTGGACCGACACCAGCGCGAGCAGTACGACCGCGAGCAGCGAGACGGCGGCGAACAGGTACATGGCGTCGTCCAGCCGGTTCGTCAGCGTCTTGATCCAGCCGACGATATACGGCGAGAAGAAGCCGGGCACATTGCCGAGCGAGGTAATGAACGCAATGGCCACGGCGGCGGCCGTGCCCTGATAGCTCGACGTGGGCAAATTCCAGAACACGGGCAGCGACGCCATCAAGCCGAACATGGCAAGGCTCAGCACCACCATCGACAAGGCCACGCTGTCCACGACGAACGGGCTCGCAGCCCAGCCGAGCGCGGCGAGCAGCGAGAGCACCATCAAGGTGCCGCGTGTGTTCTGGCGCCGATCCACGTGCGCGGCAACGAAGAACATGGCAACGGTCGCCACCGCCCAGGGAATGGCCGAAAGCAGACCGATGGAAAGCGGGTCCTTCACGCCCGACGACTTGATGATGGTCGGCAGCCAGAACACGAAGCCGAAGAACGACATGCCGTAGCAACCGTAGATACCGGAGAGTATCCAGACTCGCGCGGAGGCCAGCACGCCTGCCGTGGAGACTTCCGGGGTGGCGGTGCGGTCGCTCGCGATCAACGCGGCGAGTTGTTGCTGCTCAGCGGCGCTCAACCAGCTGGCGCGCTCGGGCGTAGGCGGCAAATAGAGCAGCGTGGCAAAGCCCAGCAGCACCGAAGGCACGCCTTCGATCAGGAACAGCCACTGCCAGCCGGCGATACCGCTCAAGCCCGTCATGCTGTGCAGGATCGCGCCCGAGACCGGTCCGACCACCACGCCCGCGATCGCAATGGCCGTCATGAAGATGGCCGTCATCTTGGTGCGGTATTCGCGTGTGAACCAACTCGTGAGGTAGAAAATCACGCCGGGGAAGAAGCCCGCCTCGGCCACGCCCAGCAGAAAGCGCATGACGTAGAACTGCATGGGCGTATGCACGAACATCATGCAAGCGGAGACGATGCCCCACGAAATCATGATGCGGGCGATCCAGCGGTGCGCACCGTATTTTCGCAACAGAACATTGCTTGGCACTTCGAACAAAACATAGCCGATAAAGAAAATGCCCGCGCCGAGCCCATAGACCGTTTCGGAAAAGCCGAGTTGATCGAGCATTTGCAACTTGGCGAACGCCACGTTCATGCGGTCCACCTGAGCGATCAGATAGCAGACGAACAATAGGGGCATCAAACGCCAGGCGATCTTGCCGAACAGCGCACGCGACGTGTCGCGCGATTCGGACGGCAGCGTACCGATGATGCTTTCTTCGGGAACCATGCTTGCCTCACTGCGTTGTTGTTCTCTGAGACGGGAAGAGGGCAACCGCGGCACCGAAATCATGCGTGCGCCCCGACGTTTGACGACTTGCGCGAGCGCCCGCGCACGCGATCCATGCGGGCGCCCGGTATGCGTACGCGTTACGACGTGGCGCTGGCGTGCGCCGTGATGAAACCTTGCTTGACGAGATCGATATCGTTCGCAGCCACCGCCATGCGATAGCCGTTCGCGAAGGCTTTGCGTGCGGCCGCCGCGTCGCCGGTGAAGAGGCCGCACGGCAAGTCGTGCTCGCGCGCGGCCGCGAGCACGCGTTCGCAGTCGCGCGTGATCACGTCGGGGTCGGCGGTGCCGCGCGACAGCGACAGATCCCCAGTGCCGATAAAGAGGTAGTCCACGCCCGGCACCGCCGCAATCGCGCGTGCGTTCTCCACGCCCTGGACCGTTTCGATCAGCATGCCCACCGCAACGTGGCGATCGGCGTCGAGCATGGCCTCGATGCCTGCGAGCAGCGGCCGCACGCCGCCTGCCGAGCGATTGCCGAAGGGCGGGTAGCGCGAGGCGGAAACGGCGCGGCGTGCGTCGTCGGCGGTTTCGATCATGGGAATGAGTACCGACGATGCGCCGGCATCCAGCGCCTGTGCAATCGCGTGCGGCGAGTTCTCCGCGCAGCGGCCGATCACGGGCACGCGCAGACGCACGGCGGCAATGGCCGCTTCGAGCGTGCCGCGCTCCCACAAGCCGTGCTGGAGATCGAGCACGATCGCGCCCGGTGCGGCGTGCGTGGCGAATTCCACGAGTGGCGTACTGCCCAGCGCGAGCCAGATGACGTCCACCGGCGCGGCTTGCTGCAAACGAGACTTGAGCGACGAAAAGAGCATGACCGGTTTCCCCGAGCGTCCCGGCGCGACGGCCGTAAACGGTCGCGCCTGTGTTCGTCCTGTGTGAGTCGCCGCAGTGGAAATTGCGGCCGTGTCCGGACAGGAATGCCGGGCACAGGAAACAAAACTGAATTCAGAATATTTTTGAAAAAAAAGAATGTCAAACGCGAATTCCATGATTCTGGATCGATCGCGGGTATACGCGGATACGCACACCTGTACCGTGAAATCGTCACGAATTCGGAGCGCAATCGTTGACTTCGAAATTTTCAAACCATATTCTGTATTCAGAAGTCAGTTGCACGATTGCGGTGCATTCGTTGGACAACAGACCGGCTCGCAAGCCGGCTTGTCGATGGGGAGATCACGCTGTGGAAATCGCTTTATTTCTGACGTATCGTGTGCCGCCGGGCGCGGGGGCCGCGCCGCTCAACACGTTCGCGCAGGCGCTCGCCGCCACACCGGAATTGCGGCAAGCGGTGCTGCACGTACCGGCCACGGCGAGCGATCCGTATCTCAACGACGAGCACGCGCCGCAACTCGTACTGCAGCTCTATTTCAACGAACTCACTGCGCTCGAAGCAGTGGCTTCGAGTACGGGCAGTTTGCAGGCTCTCACCGACCGTCGCACGATCGCGTGGACGGGCAGCGCCGAAATCACGCAGCAGGCCATGGCCGTGCGCCGCTATGCAACGCCCGCGCCGAATCACGACGCCGGCACCCGCTGCACGTATCTGGTCGCGTACGAAGGCGCACCGCGCGACTACGACGCGTGGCTTGGCCACTATCTCGCGGGGCACGTGCCGCTGATGCAGCGTCTGCCCGAGATCCGCGAACTCGAAATCTACACGCGGCTCGAAACCGTGAGTGCGTTGCCCGCGCGGCGCGAACAAGCGGTGCAGCGCAACAAGGTCGTGTTCGACACGGCCGAAGCGCTCACGCACGCGCTGCATTCGCCGATCCGCCACGACATGCGTCGCGACTACGAAGCGTCGCCGCCGTTCGACGGCCATAACGTGCATTTTCCGATGACGAGCCGCTACGTGCGCGTGCTTGCCGAATGACGCCGGCGTTGCGCCGGTCAGCGTAATTTTCAGGAGCGTACTGATGAGCGAGGTCGTGCAAAACCCCATGCGCGGGCCGAATCCCTTCAAGGTCGGCGTGTTCTCCGCGAATGCCGATGGCGGGCTGAGTTTCACCACCGTGCCCGAGCGCTGGACCGCGCAGTGGGACGACGTGCAGCGCGCGGCCGTGATCGCCGACCAGGGCGGCCTGGACTTCTTCCTCCCGATCGCGCGATGGAAGGGGTTCGGCGGCGCGACCAACGCGCGCGAATGGTCGTTCGAGACGTTCACGTTCGCGGCCGCGCTTGCGGCGGTGACCCGGCGCATCGCCTTGTTCATGACGGTCCACGTGCCGCTCGTGCACCCGATCTACGCGGCCAAGGCGCTCGCCACCGTCGATCACGTGAGCCACGGGCGCGCCGGTCTGAACATCGTGTGCGGCTGGAACCCCGACGAATTCGCCATGTTCGGCACGAAGCTCAGCGAGACGCCCTACGTGCAGGCCGCCGAGTGGACCGAGATTCTCACGCGGCTTTATAACGATCCCGCGCCGCTCGATTTTGCCGGCCAGTTTTATCAGCTGAAACAGGCGGTGTCGAAACCAGCGGCATTGCAGTCGCCGCGACCGGTGACGATGAACGCGGCGTTCGGGCCGCCCGGCCGCGATTTCGCGGCACAGTATTGCGATTATCTGTTCACCACGTTCACCGACATCGACACGGGTCGCCAGCATATCGACGATGTGCGCACGCGCGCCGCCAAGGTCGGGCGCGACGTGGGCGTGTACACGGTCGCGCACGTGGTTTGCCGCGAGACGGAGCGGGAAGCGCGCGATTACTACGACTACTATTCGCGCGATCACGCCGACGAAGCCGCGCTCGACTATCACATGAAGCAGAAGCAGGGCTTTTCGAAGAGCCACGAAGACGACGCCTACCGCCTGTACCGGCAGCGGTTCGCGGCGGGCACCGGCAGCTATCCGCTCGTCGGCACGCCGGAGCAGATTGTCGAGCAGATGGTCCGCATGCACGAAGCGGGATTCGGCGGCGCCGCGCTCACGTTCGTGAATTATGTCGAGGAACTGCCGTTCTTCTGCGAACGCGTGGTGCCGCTCATGCGCGAACGCGGCTTGCGGGTCGAGTGAGTAGAAAAACCCACAGGGAGTGAGTTTGAATGAGTCTGTTTGAGAATCCCGCCGAGCCGCGCGCCTTCGCTCCAGCCGACGAATTCCGCCGCGGCATGCGCCGGCTCGCGGGCGGTGTGACGATCGTCGCCGCGCGGCTGGCAGACGGGTCGCCATGCGGTCTCGCGGCCACGGCCGTGTGCTCGGTCACCACGGAGCCGGCCGCGCTGCTGACGTGCGTGAACCGCTCGAGTTCGCTCGGCAGCGTGATTGCGGAAGGCATGCCGTTCACCGTCAACGTGCTCGCCGCGCATCACGAGGAACTGGCGCGCGCGTTTGGCGGCATGCTCGGCCTCGATCAGACAGCGCGCTTTCTGGCCGGCGACTGGCGCGAGGCGCACAACGGGGCGCCGCGGCTTGCCGATGCGCTGGTTTCTTTCACGTGCCGGGTGGCGCGAACCGTCGACGTGTCGAGTCACCTGGTCGTGATCGGCGAGGTGGAACACGTGAACCTGCCCGAAGACGACGCTGCACGCCCGCACCTCATTTATCACAATGGCACGTTTCGGCAGATCGGCGAGAGTTCGGCGTAATGGCTGGCGCGCGGGTTTTGCGAATCAGTGTGGTGGCTGCGCAGTATGCGCAGGCAATGCGAGGTGAGGCGCAGCGTGTATTTGCACCGTTTCTGTGCGTTACGATCATCCGGCTTTCTGAAGCGCGGGGAAAAGCGCGGCGGAAAAACCTTGCGAATAACGCGTGCGAAAAAGCACGGCCTTTTCACATCGACGAGACAACAGCCCGCCACACGGCCGCGCGCGACCATGGCGTGAAAGCGCTGACTCAGGGAAAACCAGGAGAAAAAACGGTAAATGCCGCGATTAAGCTCTGACCGTTGCGAGGCGCGTGCCGGCAAAGGGATCGTTTCTCCAATCCACGGCATGCGCTTCTTTCGCCTCGACCGGAGTGGCGGCAATGGCGAAATGTTCCAGGGATTGCCCCGCGCTAATGGCCTGTTGAACCCATTGCGGCGCTTCGCCTTTACCGTCCCAGGATTGTCCGGTCGCGCTGCGGTACCGCGCCGCTTTAACGGCTAATTGATCCTGGGCGATGGATTCCGCCAGGGCTTCGGGGCTAATGCCGAATTCGTCCATTCTGCGGCGCAGATAGGACACGATGCTTTCTCTTTTGCGCTCGTCCACGCTTCCTTCCTTCAATCTTTATTTTTGCGCCGATTGGCACTCACGGTAGCGCAAGCGGCGTGCCTTTAGAATAGCACGCCGGTCGGGCGGGGGCTGTCATTTAGCGCACATAACGGGTGAATCCCGATACCGCGCGTTAAGGATCGCGTAATAAACCGTGACGTAATGAATGTTAATGCGTTTCGCCGCCGGGCGCGGCGCTTTACAACGCATTATGGCCGATTTTAAACGGTCGTTCGTGCGGTGTGTATGAAACGGGCGAAATCGGGCGAGCTTGCGACGAGAAAGGCGCTGGCGGTGCGCAACATGGCGGCTGGCGGCCAG from Paraburkholderia acidisoli carries:
- a CDS encoding porin, whose protein sequence is MKRFAALSLGMLTISTGAYAQSSVSLYGIIDDGLTWSSNQGGHSALQMQSSISQGNRWGIKGTEDLGGGSSAIFRLESGFNVNTGALSQGGRMFGRPAYVGLSNARYGTLTLGRQDEEIGDYIGPYSANARLPGGILFPHPGDLDNNGIDFRLQNAVKYVSPVMAGLTGVAAYSFGGTAGNFARNSAKSFALQYVGGAFEFAAAYTAIDHPATSVTDGVWLASNTVDGNYGLAAGSYKVLGLGGMYTLGSFKLSATWTHTQFGDLDATLGAKIGGHVTFNIGEIVASYQLMPTLQLGTAYSYTLGSVSATGQKPHYHEVDASADYFLSKSTDVYATATYMRAGGGAVADLAPVLAPSTSVNQLALRLGIRKTF
- a CDS encoding YaiI/YqxD family protein, encoding MQILVDADACPVVIKDILFRAARRTEIVVTLVANQALRTPPSPFIKSIQVPAGFDAADARVVELAAAGDLVITADIPLAAAALERGAHVLDTRGNWFTRENIQERLTMRDVMEQLRNSGIDTGGPAPFSARDSKTFASQLDRFLARHAPPRNA
- a CDS encoding DUF308 domain-containing protein; translated protein: MNDRHVNTARATETRWLMQYYFVRTAFSALWVALAFSLGRHSPGAAAALLVVYPAWDALANYVDMARSGGAAANRTQALNFVISVLTALAALVALRAGAHWVLDVFGAWAILAGLMQLGTAVRRWKDFGAQWAMILSGAQSALAGTFFIVQSNAPTPAIEKIGGYAAVGAVYFLISALWLVVSQWRRKAAQVS
- a CDS encoding HD domain-containing phosphohydrolase encodes the protein MTADEARLSPLRVFDAVKALAFIGDLSMGQPTDHSPRTAWLAARLAHAAQLDAAACDTVRETSLLRWSGCTANAGGFAELFGDDVQVRGAMLENRSGWAKPLEGRGDVGALLAPLAQIHCEVSGEVARMLGLARETERALRHIFESWDGHGVPAQLAGEAVPFAVFVVGLAGDLEALGRAHGVAAALALVAQRSETRYPARLVAIAAQHAHEWIAELDRATPGELDAALATPAMQQTTSAELIADVIDLKLPWMTGFSRAVAATAAQCCARLTADPAAPLRVYRAGLIHGIGRAAVPNGIWNATTRLPESAWEKVRLVPYWTARAGKQAGALNEAAELASQAYERLDGSGYFRGAREAALTLEARVLAATVAWVALRSARPWRAALCAEEAARQLHDDVAAGRLSGEVVDALLADSGVTAPRPAGGGTPGARASAQGSSQASAPLSAREIDVLRAISRGASNKEAARALTLSPSTVRTHVESVFRKLECSTRAAATLKAAALGLL
- a CDS encoding putative bifunctional diguanylate cyclase/phosphodiesterase; this translates as MLVSTYNQMLVACSMLVAILASYTALDMAGRIASAKGRAARWWHAGGACAMGLGIWSMHFVGMLAFSLPIPLGYDPGITLLSLLIAIGASAYALSVVGQVTLPGHRLLAGALLMGFAIAAMHYTGMAAMRMNPVIQYDPALFALSLAIAVAASGAALWIAFRLRKPSRRVRRLRVGAAVIMGCAIFGMHYTGMAAAHFEAGSVCMAAGEGVDPQWLAVVVIIVTLAALSIALIVSVLDHRLDARTAMLATSLAQANEELNYLSLHDALTKLPNRTLLDDRLKQAMHRSALGNSRYALMFMGLDNFTAVNDVYGHHVGDLLLIDAARRIVETVPGSDTVARVGGDGFALLIKIGEPQDAAAIAEKLTKVIGAPFPVTGHQLSVSMSVGIAIYPGNGVHPQDVLANANAAMHHAKLTSRNSYCFFETSMNVNVHAQMQIIQDLRRALTQHELALHYQPKFQVPCGSIVGAEALLRWVHPTLGMIPPAEFIPVAEKSGLIVPIGVWVLDEACRQMRAWHDAGHIDWTIAVNLSPVQFAHADLIDTVRKTLARHQLNPGSLTLEVTESTAMANVEASLSILRALRQAGVRISIDDFGTGYSSLLYLKRLPAAELKIDRGFVRDLSRGSEDAAIVAAIVALGHTLKLKIVAEGVETTEQRALLTELGCDTLQGYLLGKPMTADRFLQATAA